A section of the Myxocyprinus asiaticus isolate MX2 ecotype Aquarium Trade chromosome 40, UBuf_Myxa_2, whole genome shotgun sequence genome encodes:
- the LOC127431329 gene encoding claudin-3-like: MRMHPLLRTDLRLGSSFSHTCLFGNIKAACFYISFHISIVGYTKKQRIRTHTSILALKRSQHLIRSKPKKATMSMGLEIGGIALGLIGWIIGIVTCALPMWRVSAFVGANIVTAQVIWEGLWMNCVVQSTGQMQCKVYDSMLALSQDLQASRAMCIISIILAILGVMVSIMGAKCTNCIEDEASKAKVMIVSGILFILAGILQLVPVAWVANQTIRDFYNPLLSNAQQRELGASLYIGFAAAALLIIGGAMLCCTCPPKEKKYKPPRMGYSAPRSVSGGYDKKDYV, encoded by the exons atgcggatgcaccctctacttcgcactgatctgcgcctag GTTCCTCCTTCTCCCACACCTGTCTCTTTGGGAATATAAAGGCTGCTTGCTTTTACATCAGCTTTCACATCAGTATAGTAGGCTACACAAAGAAACAAAGGATCAGGACACACACATCTATATTGGCATTGAAGAGATCGCAGCACTTG ATAAGAAGTAAACCCAAAAAAGCAACAATGTCAATGGGATTAGAGATTGGGGGCATTGCCTTGGGCCTCATTGGTTGGATCATTGGCATTGTCACTTGCGCTCTCCCTATGTGGCGTGTCTCAGCCTTTGTTGGCGCGAACATTGTCACTGCCCAAGTCATTTGGGAGGGTTTATGGATGAACTGTGTTGTCCAGAGCACTGGACAGATGCAATGTAAGGTTTACGATTCCATGCTAGCTTTGTCTCAGGATCTGCAGGCTTCCAGAGCCATGTGCATCATCTCCATCATCTTGGCAATCCTTGGTGTGATGGTCTCCATCATGGGCGCCAAGTGCACCAATTGTATCGAGGACGAAGCATCCAAGGCTAAAGTGATGATTGTTTCTGGCATCCTCTTCATTCTTGCTGGCATCCTACAGCTCGTTCCAGTGGCCTGGGTGGCAAACCAAACTATTCGGGACTTCTACAACCCACTTCTGAGCAACGCTCAGCAAAGAGAGCTTGGGGCATCCCTCTACATAGGATTTGCAGCCGCTGCTCTGCTAATAATTGGAGGAGCGATGTTGTGCTGCACCTGTCCCCCAAAGGAGAAGAAGTACAAACCTCCAAGAATGGGCTACTCGGCTCCACGTTCCGTCAGTGGTGGCTATGACAAGAAGGACTATgtttaa